TGGTTCTTTCAATCCAGCACCAATTATCTCTTCAGCAAGTGAACATGCAAAGATCCTTGATCCCAGCTGTCAGCTGCTCTTGCAGAGAATGGTCTGTGGATTGATGGGACATAAATTCTAACACCAGCATTTTAAAGGTACATAGCATTACATCTCTGTAATGCTCTTCTAAACCATGCAGAGGGGAACAGTATAAGGACTAAGCAGGAGCTCTTTTTGAGGGTCTTGGTTAGGTTGATGGGACATTCAAGGTGTagctaccttcccccccccccccagattctgGTTTGAGCAGAAGCAGGATGCATCACTTGGCCTAAGGATTTTATCTCTACATGACACTTTGTGCCCCCCCCAGACTTCCATCATGCCCTTCATGATTGTGCAAGCTGTGAAATAGCCTCTGTAGAAATATTTGCTAGGCACTAGTCTTTTTCCCAACTTATTGGTATGTCAAAGCTATTGCGTTTGAACAAACTTTTAATGTTGGGTAGCTTGAGGATTGTTCTactgttcttttttttcaaagattGTTATTTAACTGCTACAGTCAAGGTGCCACATCCTGAGTCCCACATCTGGAAACAAAATgtgggattaaaaaaataaatatctgtGTTCAGAATGctgattttcagtttttaaaagttcATGGTCACTTCCTCTTTCAGGTCTTCAATGAAATTTATCCAGTATGGACTTACTCGTACTTGGTGCTGCTGTTGCCCGTCTTCCTGCTAACAGACTATCTCCGCTACAAGCCAGTAATCCTCCTACAAGGACTGACTCTTATAGTGACATGGTTTATGCTGCTTTATGCCAAAGAACTGCTGGCCCTTCAGTTCTTAGAATTCTTCTATGGATTGGTAACTGCAACAGAAATCGCCTATTATTCCTACCTCTATAGTGTTGTGGACCTGACCTTGTACCAAAAAGTCACAAGCTACTGTCGAAGCGCTACCCTTGTGGGTTATACTGTGGGCTCCATCGCTGGACAGATCTTGGTGTCTGTTGCTGGCTGGCCTCTGTTTTACTTGAATGTGATATCTCTCACCTCCGCATCAGTTGCCTTTGCTGTGGCCTGGTTTCTGCCCATGCCACAGAAAAGCCTTTTCTTTCACCACGTCTCGAGCAGCCAGGTCAGTAAGGAAAGGAATGGTGTTGATTGTAAAAACGGACCAATCATCCAGGATGGCCCTGCCTTAAAGAGGGTTCCTGGGTGGGAAGATGTTGAGTCAAAGGTGCCTCTAAATGTAGAAGAGCATCCTGAAGAGCATCAGGTAAGCATTATGCTGTTCAGGGGGAGTGAAAGGTACAGGTCTGTAGTGGTATAGAGAACTGTCTGTCAGCTTAGTTAACAATGGCAACCTGCTGTGCTTCTGTTGCTTGTGGCACTCCTGGGTAATTCTGGGGATTTTCAGGTATCTGATTGTTTTAATGTCTGAGGAACCCCATTGCAAGCTAAAATTTATTGTAATGACCAAGAAGAAATATTGCTATACCATCTTTCCTTAAAGGGCCACAGTGTGGCATATGAGGTTTATCACCACCACCCCTACCCCTGTGAAGTGtgttagactgagagatggtgagtGACCCAAAGTTGCTGAGTGACATTTGAATTCAGAGTTCCTTCCTCCAAGTGAGATGCTCTATAGTGAGACGCACCATACAATTTTAGAGTAAAGGTTTGTGCAAATGGAATATGCCAGTGGGATATGCTGATCTATTTACTACAGGCTTCCATTTGTATATAGAGCTGCCTTGAGTCACCTTTGGTGCGGGAtaacaatatcaacataaaataaaacaatatatattaaaaacaattaaaaccccaggatcaccacatatacatatacatatacatatacatatacatatacatatacatatacatatacatatacatatacatatacatatacatatacatatacatatatatgtcaTATATGTCAGCCCCCAGTGTCATTTAAAAGCCTTCATAAATAAGGTTTTGAGGCCCtgctgaaaggtctccagagagggagcggatttcaattccaggggaagggaattccataaatggggcaccaccactgagaaggtcctattcctAGCTGCTACCCCCTTACCTgtactggtggtggcacagtcagaagggccccctcagatgacctgagaggatgggtaggattatatggacaaAGGCGGtgtctcaaataccctggactcaaattgtatagggctttaaaagtaaaactagcactttgaattcaaccCAGAGACAAACTGGTAGCCAATGTAGCTGCCAAAGCAGTGGCCCGACTAAGTCAAACCAATGAGCCCCAGCAATCACACAggcagccacattctgcactagttgaagtttccgaaccatcttcagagtcagccccatgtagagtggaagcagctgcccgaTGCACGTTTCTGCAAAGATCAACCAAAGGCTTCACAAAAACACACTTTGACTTGCTTTTGAAAAGTCACTAAAGGAGCAATTGAAACTTGACTAGGAGTGAATTTCAAGTCGGGTACCACAGAAGAAAGACCCTATCACACCAACCATATATTCACTGGTGATGGTGCCTGCAACAGGATATTGGCAGTGACCTCACAGGTAGCCTTGTATGAGGAGAGATGATCCCTCAGCCCCAAACCATTAAGGGTTTTATAGGCCACGTTGTCGACACTTTGAATTGTACTCTGAAACATACAGGCAGCCAAAGCAGATGAATTCACAGGAGTGTGAGATCACGACCCCTTGCTCCAATCAAGATCCTGGTGGCTGCATTTATATTAATGCTAGTTTCTAAACAGTCTTCAGAGGCAGTCTCAAACAAAACGTTACAGTAGTCCAACCCAGTTGTCACTAGTGTGTGGGTAAACATAACCAGGTCCACCCAATCCAAGAAAGGACGATAGTTGGTGTACTAGCCAAAACCGGCTGAAAGTGGTTTGGGGCACAGCCCTTACTTGGGGATTTAGACTTAAGGTTAAGTTCAGGAGCACACCTAAACTGTGAGCCTGATTTGTCAAGGAGAGTGCAGCTACATCCAAAATGATGACAATCCAGTTCctgggctgaaaatctcttctcTAGGAGCACCTTTATCTTTTCCAGTTCCAATTTTATCTTGTTCACCTTAATCCAGGCCATCAACCACTTGAGTCAGTGATTCAGGACTTCCATAGCTTCCTTGACTAATGATGGAAATGAGATAGAGCCAAGTGTCCTCTGCATGCTGAAGACACTCAACTCTGTATCCCCAGataacctctcccagtggtttaatgtagatgttaaacagcatgggggacataCACAGAATTGATGTGATTAGAAAATTGCTAGCTAATAGCTAGCAAGCACTTCTTACTTCTGTGGTAACACGCAGCATCTAGTACTTTTGCCTtagaatatatattttaattcttAAAAATCCAGAATGGTATAGATTACCAACTCCTCCTTGTTGGAGTTGTCCTGCAGACAATCTTTAGGTATAATACATGATTCTGGATATATGATTGAGAAGGAAttcattctttttaaaataaacaaacattaaGCAGAATGATGTCCATTTAATAACATAGCAACAGTTTTGCAATCCCTGGTTCATGGTGATTCATGCATCATGATTCATCCTATCCAGTGGGAAAAACAGCACATCTGATTGTCATCAGCTCTTGATATAATTTGATTTGGTTATGTTGTGTTTGTCCATATATGTTTTACTGTTTTCTAAGCCTTGGCACAAGAGCCACTGTTTCCAGCTTCAGGTCTGTTTGAAGCAGTATTTTGGCCAAAGCTGTTCTGTGATAGCTAACTGAAAGGGAACACTTTATTAACCCTCCTTCCTTTACTATTTTGAGAATGCAAGAGCCATTCGTTATACAGCCCCTAACATCTATGAACTTTTtggtgaaaagtggtatataaatactgttaatagttcTGTCTTTCTGATCAACTTAAAGTAAACAGCatgtttaatccatttttgcctggcccacaggtgtacacatttggtccctgttacgtatatacaatgtaggcagaaatggcttaatactgTTGAATTTATTCTGATGTGGAATGTGAAGTTGTTGTTTAGGATGGAGAATCCTATTGCTGCCTTAATACCTGAGAAAATCATCAGTCTTGGAACTTGCTTTAATTCTCTAGTATTTAGATTAGCCTATCATGTCTGGTGTTCTCTGACAATGTAAGAGGTGTTGGGTGACCCTGATGATGTTCTTGTTGGATAGTAGCAACTACTATTGTCTATCTTCACACTAGATACACATTTCTGTAGGGAATTCTGTTTCCTCCACCCTGCCATTCCATCATTTTGTCAATATGAGCCCAAGCCCAAAATCAAAAGGAGTGTAAGTTAAAAGACTTTGGGGACTGGAGGCTCTTCTAAACAGGAATATGGTTTATTTTGGGCTGGGTTAAATATATACTGTTCTGTAATATAGCAAACAAATTGAACACTTGTGTCTTGCAGTAGAGAGACTTGGGATGACAATTCATATAATAGGTTTGTGGCCTGTTGTATTTGCTGTCCAAACCTTAAGATCCAAATGACTAGTCTGAATCTTTCAGTTAGCAAAAGTTGTGGCTTTTGCAGATCATTTATCAGAATTATCAAAAAGAATTGTGGTATCATGCATTACTGTGGTTTGTACTTAGGATCAGTAAATTGGGCAGTCTTTTTGCTATAGGAATGGTGCTGTCCAGGATGGCTTACCATATGTAATATTGTCCCAGAAATGTAGCATGTTGCACAAATGGTCCAGCTTTCTAATGAAGAAAATTAGAGGCATTGCAGCTTATTTCTCCTGAAGATTTTTCTTCAAGGTTATTTGAATTTATACTCATCCACCAACACCGTGTAGCTGCAAGTGATGTTGGACAGAAGATTAGTTGAATGCTTGTGTTGCTAATCTATACAGGAGCTGAAAGTGAATATTGTGAAGGTAATCAGAGAGCTCTGGGCGGATTTCTTGCGATGTTATTCTTCCCGACTACTGCTGTGCTGGTCTGTGTGGTGGGCACTGTCAACATGTGGCTACTTCCAGGTCATAAACTACGCTCAAGGCTTGTGGGAAATGGTGCTACCGTCTCGGAGCTCTGATATCTACAATGGTGGTGTAGAGGCTGCTTCCACGCTTTTGGGTAAGTTGTCAGAATGGATGTTTTGTAATGCAGCGGAGAAATCCGAGTGCCTAAACACCTCTATCCGATTGTTTGGGGAGTTTCATGTGATGTGCTGATGACTCAATTACTTCTGCTTCCTGCTGTTTTGAAATTGTTTGGAGATGATGCTTACAGGAGCATCCTGGAAAAGTCATACAAGCAGACGTGCTCAGCATATGTAGAAATGTTTGTTAAACGCATGAGTATGTCTGATGTAATGTCACTTGGAACAAAATGGCTCTGGTTACACATTCCTACTGCACAACCATAATTGAGTAATGTTCCTAATGTCTTGATTGAGAAACATTCTACATATCCTTCCACCTGTTTTCTTCCTATCCCCCATATCCTCAAGGGCTATTTCGTACCATTTAATTTTAGAAACCTAAAGATGATGCTTTTGATGATAAAGATGATAAACCCACAAGTGATGCTTTTAGTAGGCAAAGCCATAGGGGTGAGCCTCTTATCCATCCGGCTATGTGGTAAACTAGTATTTTCCAAAATCTTTTACTTGACTTGCCTACCAAGAAAATCCCCCTTGGGCAAGTCTATTCTCAAACTCTTGTGCATTGCCAGTTGTCCTGGGGTCATGGTCTGCATGGTTAATTCACACAGAGCACCTATCAAGCCTATTGGGCCTCATTGCTGACACACAtgaattttgtatgttagaataATGCTGTCTTGTGACTGTGAATGGTAATTGAACTATCTTTCAGGGATGCTTGTCATCTGGATCTCTTTATTAAGGAGCTCTGGGAAGCTTACAAGGAACtcccagtttctctcccccccccccccaaaaaaaaaatacagtttgaaACCACTTTGATTCTTCCATCACTGCTGTAAATAGATTTTTTTATAATTGCTATAGGAGTGCTTATAAATTTATATTGTTTTGGAATTCTAAACTGGACACTTAAAGTTCAATCCTTTCCACAAAACAAGACTGATCATCTAACACCCACTTGATCCTTCCTGGATGAAGCTGAGCAGTCTGAACTATAATGTGCCTTAAGCAGAGAGCAAGTGAAACACCACTTAAATTGTGTGGTGGTAGCACAGGAAAATGCTTGATTGATCCATTAACAAGCCAAAACTCTCCTTGTGGATCTTCACAGTGGAAATTAAAGTGATATGTGGAACTTGAGGTGACTGCCAATAATCCCTTTATGGTGGCTATCTAAATTCACTTAGACTGAATTATCAGTAAACCTGTGTGAAATGCATCCAATTAGGATGACTACATTCACTTGACTCTGTTACTACAGATGCAAAAGATGATGGAAAGCTGTCTGTTCTTTGGGGGAAAAACGCCTAAGGCATTTTGAGTAGTCCTTTTATGTAGACCGATATCAGAGATGGGCTGCAGGGTCGACCTTAGGAACTGTgaagcccaattggaaacactctTGTGGGCCCCCAGGTTGTGCtggttttaaattttaaaagcttGAAGTATTCAGAATCCAGATCATTTAGAGGGGTGCTATGATGCACATATTCCTCTCCAATGAGTTCAGATGGAGAGTGGATACTGTCCTTCCAAGAAATTGGAATAATGAAGGCTTGAAACGGGGCCTTCTTGACTGATGCTGTGGAATCCCCTGCCCAGGGAAAACTGCCTGACCATCTCTGTATTCATATCTGCTGGGAAGCAAATACTTGGCTGTTTTAGCAGGCTTTGATGTCTGTCTTGGGCTGAAATGGAAATGTCATGTCAGCTGTAATTTTGAAcatcatgatttttttaaaatttgtactattttttgagttttgttttggatttttgCTTTGTCATTTAGATTGTTGTACGATTCTTTGAGTACCATGACAGGGATGCATCTTTAAAATGTTAAAAGTTAGATAATTGGAAAATAACTTGTGAATGACTTAATGTTGGGCATCAAAATTCTTATTTTGGAAATGCTGGTGTCGATTTGCCAAAGTGTTAATCTCTGCCTCCTTTCTGCTTCCTCTGTGAAAATCAAGAAACTGTATTTGATGAAATATTTAATGAAGCTGTTACTGGTTTGTCTGTCAAACTTGTTCATGGCTAGCAGATTTCTtctaaaaatgttttcaaaatatgTGCCAAAGATATTTTCAGATACTAACTCTGTGGGTTTTGTATTTATAGGAGCTGTGGCTGTGTTTGTTGTGGGTCATGTAAAAACATCTTGGGCTACTTGGGGTGAGATAGCCTTAGCCCTGTTTTCCTTCTTCATTGCTGCGGCTGTGTTTGTCATGGACACTGTTCGTAACATCTGGGTGTGCTACGTATCGTACATTGTATTCCGAATCATCTACATGCTGCTCATCACAGTTGCAACGTAACTATTTCTTTGTAATCATTCATAGGTGTCCTCACTGTATTATTTGTATTACTGTTTGAGCAGAAAAGGAGcctataaatgaaatgaaattaaccAAAACTGACATTGGGGGTGTGTAGGCTATGGCTGATGTCTGAAGACTTCAGTCTCTCCACAGAAACATGTATAGGTAAAAAGCATAGAGAAAGTAagatcactttcctgggaagaagccttttgggcagagcataagaacataacataagaacagccccactggatcagtccataggcccatctagtccagcttcctgtatctcacagcggcccagcaaatgccccagggagcacaccagataacaagagacctcattctggtgccctcccttgcatctggccttctgacatagcccatttctaaaatcaggaggttgcgcatacacatcatggcttgtaacctgtaatggatttttcctccagaaacttgtccaatccctttttaaaggcgtccaggccagatgccatcaccacatcctgtggcaaggagttccacagaccaaccacacgctgagtaaagaaatattttctcttgtctgttctaactctcccaacactcaattttagtggatgtcccctggttctgatgttatgtgagagtgtaaagagcatctccctatccactctgtccatcccctgcaaaattttgtatgtctcaatcatgtcccccctcaggcgtctcttttctaggctgaagaggcccaaacgccatagcctttcctcataaggaaggtgccccagccccgtaatcatcttagtcgctctcttttgcaccttttccatttccactatgtcttttttgagatgcggcgaccagaactggacacaatgctccaggtgtggccttaccatcgatttgtacaacggcattataatattagccgttttgttctcaatacctttcctaatgatcccaagcatagaattggccttcttcactgccgccgcacattgggtcgacactttcatcaacctgtccaccaccaccccaagatctctctcctgatctgtcacagacagctcagaacccatcatcttatatctaaagttttgattttttgccccaatgtgcatgaccttacacttactgacactgaagcgcatctgccattttgttgcccattctgccagtctggagagctccttctggagctcctcacaatcacttctggtcttcaccacaaggaaaagtttggtgtcgtctgcaaactttgcaacctcactgctcacccctgtctccaggagCATTTTAGCTGATTGATTTAAACTTGGTATTGATGTTTagcatgctttataaatgagaATAGCAAGGACATATTTAAATTACTGGGTGGAAAATTATATTTTCAAGAGgttcccattcattcatctacagAACAGGTAATTTCCTTCACATGGAATCTCTTGCTTGAGGAATTTGGATTTGGAAGTTGAGTCAAATGCTAGATGTTTCTATGCTAACATTTATAATGGCATCAATCATGACTGATGtgtactcccccaccccaccccccaaaaaaacttccAGAAAAGGCTTTTCCTATGCCTTGTCTTAATTTCTGCCAGTGCGTTCTGTCCTAGGATCTGGGGAAAGTCCAGAGTTTTGAtttaaagttgcaatcctgttCATGTTTCCTAGGGTCTATTGGACCCAATCAAAACTCCTTCAGGGGATTGGGCTTTAACTGGAAGCCATTGCAGCTTGTCCCTCTCTTGGCaacttgagaactgctgcaaggaGAGGTGGCTGATTCTACTGCCATGTGGTGTGTATAATAGCTTAGATGCTGCTGCACCATGCACTCTACTGCCTCAGCACACTCTGCCTCTGCACACTCAGCTGCCTGGTAGATGCAGTCCATAATTGCCTTAAAATGCTTAGAATATTGACTAAAAATAAACAGTTTCTTCAGCTATTCCTTCCCATGTTTTCAACCTCTAGTAATCTTTGTTTCAAACTGAATTATCTCTTGTTCATTGACTGACTGTCCTTTCTGCACCGGTGCCTAATAGAGGCATGGTTTGTTAAAGCATTATAATTTCCTCATCTAATGGCTTGGTTAATCCAACCTAGAATGGCATTTGTCTCTGCAAGTAAATTTTACTTGGTAAAAAGCATTAGATTCTTCTCAGTTGTGTTCAGTCCTTCAGTCAGTTTCCTTGCTCCCATTCTTGTAGTTCTGCATGTTAGCTCCTCCACTCCACTGTTTAAGATCAAAGCGCACATGACTTATAAAGTGCCTAGGAAGTAATATTTCTGCATCTTTCTTACTCCCAACACTGAACTAGGTCATGGTTCCAATTTTGTAGATAGTAAACTGAGATTGACATTTTAAaggcgcctggcctggatgcctttaaaaggggattggacaagtttctggaggaaaaatccattacgggttacaagccatgatgtgcatgtacaacctcctgattttagaaatgggctatgtcagaaggccagatgcaaggcagggcaccagaatgaggtctcttgttatctggtgtgctccctggggcatttgctgggccgctgtgagatacaggaagctggactagatgggcctatggcctgatccagtggggctgttcttatgttcttatgtacatagtGACATGCCTAAGATGATTGAGCTAGAATAGTGGAACCAGCCAAACTGCTTTGAATTTTGCTTTGATGCTTGACTGGAATATGTCAACAGTGTGTTAATCTCCCTCTCAGCCCCCCTCTACAGGCTCTTTTCTTCCAAGTAGGACTTCAGGAGTAAAAGTAACTCAAAACTGAGGTGAATGTGGGAGGCTATGGTAAAATGAGCCACAGGAAGGAGAAGAATTATACTTCTCTGCCTTCATATGCctcttgtttttaaaatctgtttctcCACCCACTTCATTCTACTTAATTGAGGCATTTCTGAGTCTACCAGAAGTGTTATCACAGCATTTAGTTTGGCCCTAATACATTTGAAAATTAACTTAGAGGTGTGGCTCTGCCCTAAAAGTAGTGTGATCTCCTCCTTCTTCATCTTCTATgccttcttttgtttttttgtgaagGTTCCAGATTGCTGCCAATTTAAGTGTAGAGCGTTATGGCCTTGTGTTTGGTGTCAATACTTTCATTGCCCTGGCACTGCAGACATTACTCACGTTCATTGTTGTTGATGCTAAAGGGCTTGGACTGGACATATTCACACAGGTAAGGCTGTGCTTTATCTCTAGTAGGAAAGAAAGTATGTAAAGCCTCTTTGTTTCCCTTCCAGGTGTGATATAGCTGTTCTGATTTCAACATGTTGACTATTTAGATGGGCAATAATACTCGCATGTCCTTTGTTTAGtggggactagatgacctttgtcTGACAGTGGGAATGTTTATCCTAGACTGAGCTGCTACCTGGGGCGAGGTGTGAGAAATTTGGTGCTGACACTTTTGAATGAAAGTGAACTTCCTGTTTTGGCTTGAAGAGCTCTTCCTATTTGAATATGCCTAAGTGGATGGTGTAGCAAAATGTGACTTGTATCATGCATTATTATAAAGTCAGGTACAAAACATCCTGGTGCCTGTGGCAGAAATCAGAACGGCAACACAATAAATGAAATGGAGTAAATAATGGACAATTTGTTGCCCTTTAATGAGAGCCCAAACTGAAGTATCAGTGGCAGAGGCCACTCTCTCTGCCTAATGGTAGGGTTGGTCCTGAAAAAGCTTAATAGGATTTATCATCTCAGTTTACCaccttctccccttcctccttctcttttctGCAGTTCATGATCTATGCTGTGTACTTTGCTGCTATATCGGTAGTATTCCTCATCAGCGGTACATACAGGATTATCAGGAATTACCAGAAGAGGAATGAGAGGAGAAATGAAATGGCAGCAAATGTTGCATAGAATGCAGAATATGGACTTGTTCAGCATTGGTGTTGGGGAAGGGAGCTCTATTTTAAATGtgctggtttttatttattatgtattcaGATGATATCGCACAACTGTTACCTGAATTGTATTTAGTcaatatttttactatattagttGAATAACTTGGAACAGACTGTATCTTACATTAGTAAGAATATCCTGTATATAGTTGAAAATATGCCTTATTGGTCAGAGTTGCGTATCTTGGGAAAGCCAAATGTATGCTGCAGGCTTATTTGGTCTGTTGCCCTCCTGAGACCAATGAGCCTAGTATTTGCTGTTACAGTGTGTGCAGTTGGGAGGCTAGTCCTTGGGTGCATTGGAGGAACTTGGGGTGGTAAGCCAAGAATTAGAATTGGTGATAGACCTGCAAGCAGTGTTGTCTCAAAGGTGTGCAGTTGTGCGGCTGCATACCTCCCAGCTGAGCTGTGCATAGCACAGAGCTCAGCAACGCAGAAGTTTGGGgatgatgtggtgatgtcatcaccagaggTGGCATCAAAACTTGTTGTGATGCTTCACAGCTGCTGAAGGGGTCTGCACACCGAGATGCACAAACATTTTCCACATTGTTACATGTCCTGTCTTCTCTGCATTTTGCTGTCCAAAAAGGCTTACTATTTTTGTTACTGCTACCCATCAAATTGAAGTAGTTGGAGTAACCTGCTAACCCTGTGAAATATCAGTAGTACATCTTAAGTCATAGAGTATATGACACAAGAAATACTGTCCATTTGAATTTGGCATCCTGAGAATGTCAGTTGTCCCTTCTAGTCTTCATTCAGTCCTTCAAAGAAATCTGCCTCTTTGAGGTCAAGGAATTAAGCTGTTTACAAGACTGATTTTCACAGTCTTTGCAAGAATGAAGTAACACCAATATTGTTTTGTATAGTTCAAATAACATGGTAATAATACCATAACTACCAGTAGCTGTAATGTTCTTCTAACTAAGGCACAAATGTATTTGTGGAACTGGATGGTTCCACTGGGTGGTTTTGTTTAGTATTAACTACATGGGGCTTTCCTACTCTAAGAAAGACAGCTCAGAAGCATGTGTGCTTATAGAAAAAGTGTGTAAGTGCAGTACTCCCTAGATTCCATCCATCCCTGCATTTATAGGCAAGGGTGGGATTTCACACTGTTGGGCATCTTGCAAATTGGGAAGCTGCTGCTAAATTACATGTCTT
This portion of the Tiliqua scincoides isolate rTilSci1 chromosome 3, rTilSci1.hap2, whole genome shotgun sequence genome encodes:
- the SLC19A2 gene encoding thiamine transporter 1; translated protein: MEAQDVLSGLRSRVLPCRGGRAAESVCWLLPTAVLCAYGFFYSLRPSEPFLTAFLLGPDKNLTETQVFNEIYPVWTYSYLVLLLPVFLLTDYLRYKPVILLQGLTLIVTWFMLLYAKELLALQFLEFFYGLVTATEIAYYSYLYSVVDLTLYQKVTSYCRSATLVGYTVGSIAGQILVSVAGWPLFYLNVISLTSASVAFAVAWFLPMPQKSLFFHHVSSSQVSKERNGVDCKNGPIIQDGPALKRVPGWEDVESKVPLNVEEHPEEHQELKVNIVKVIRELWADFLRCYSSRLLLCWSVWWALSTCGYFQVINYAQGLWEMVLPSRSSDIYNGGVEAASTLLGAVAVFVVGHVKTSWATWGEIALALFSFFIAAAVFVMDTVRNIWVCYVSYIVFRIIYMLLITVATFQIAANLSVERYGLVFGVNTFIALALQTLLTFIVVDAKGLGLDIFTQFMIYAVYFAAISVVFLISGTYRIIRNYQKRNERRNEMAANVA